The Ovis canadensis isolate MfBH-ARS-UI-01 breed Bighorn chromosome 24, ARS-UI_OviCan_v2, whole genome shotgun sequence DNA window cccagggatcaaatcagtgtctcctgcattggtaggtgtgttctttaccatctgagccatcagggtttTATACCTCAGAGTTTGGGAGGTCTCTGAATCTGATACTGTGTTAAGGTGTATTTTTATTCCCATCCATTCCCTAAACTCAACCTTCTGAGACAGTGAGCTGCACTAACTTCTGGTCCCTACCCAGGGAATCCTCTTACTCTCTGTGGGAATGGGTGCCTCTAAGCTGGGACCCCAAGGCAGCTGAGGAATAAGTATTGAGAGGCCTtggtggaggaggagatggcaggcaTTTGCAAACTGCTGGTGGGAAACGGGCTCAGGCCCATCTGGGGGCCCAGGGCCCCCACCCTAGCCGGCCAGGGAGCCCCAGAGGAGAGCAGTCCCGCCCTCGGCCCTTATCCTCAGCAGCCCCCTGAGCCTGCCGCAGCGTCTGTCTCTTTAAgggcctccccctccctctttctctgctcCCCCCATCTCTGTCGCAGCCACTGCTGTGGCTCAGAGCTGCATGGGGAGACGCCGCTGCAGGTCCGGTTTCTGGGTGTCTGGTCGGTGCCATcaactccctcctcctccccccgccctccccaaGCCGGTGAtttcccctccccccgccccctccccgccgagGGGGCAGGGGGTTGGGCCCGAACTCTCCATAATGCCCTGGGGCTGCCTATGGGCCCGGCCGCGGGCACTCTGGTGGCAGCGAGAGGCGGGAGAGCGGTGCTGACCGCTGACCGCCTGCCCGGCCGCTCCTCGGtctccctccccgccctcccTCCCCTTCAGAGCTGGCACCAcagtcccacccccaccccccaccccgccccctcgGGCCCTCCCAGCCTCTCCACGTAAGCCCCCCCACCTGCCtcgctccctcccctcccccacccgcaGCCTCCTCGTCCTGTCCCCTCTCGCTCTGTCCTCTCACCCAGTCTTGCTCCCAACCCTCTGGCTGGCTCTCTCCGGCTCCCTTGCTCGGATCCTCCCtttcccccagtctctcccatctCCCCAATCTCCATCTAACTCCCTTTCTCCGGTCCTGGGAGGGGGGGGGGGTCGGGCTCTCCagtcccatcccctccccaccctgcctgtCCCCTTTGtgcccctttctcttcttctctctccttccccggcCTGGCGTCTCTTCTCCACCCCCATAACTCCCTTCAGCTCGGCCTCCCAGCCCTTTCCCGGCTGCTCTCAGGCTCCCTGCCAGAGGCCTGAGCCACCATGCTGACCCCCATGGTGGCCGGGGGGGTGGTGTTCCCCGGACTCTTCCTCCTCTCCAAGAACACGCTCCAGCGGCTGCCCCAGCTGCGCTGGGAGGAGGCCGACGCGGTCATTGTCTCAGCCAGGTAAACTGCCTGccttccctctgccccctccccttcccaggcTGCATGGGGATGGAAGGGACCCTTGGCCGGATAGGGACTAGGGGCTCCTGAAGTGGTCAGTGGGCTCTACCTCCAGCTTCCTTCTCTCCGCGCTGCCTTACTCACTGTCCCAGGAGACCTCATCCAAACCCAGCCATCTGGTCTACTAGGATTCAGTCTGCTCTGCTTCCCTTTCCCATTCAGCCTCCCACCCTCCAAAACAGGGCTGGCATGTGACCAAAACATTCCTATAGGATACTAGGGAACACGGCAAGGGGCCATGTATCATTAGGGGTGGGGGCTGTGTCTGGGGGAATGAGGGACAGATAAGTGAATGGTAGAACTCTGCAAAGTCCTGGAATGCGGGCCAGAGTTGGGGAGGGGAGTGTGGTGGCTAGCAAGCAGAGAGCGGGAAAGTAGCTGGGAGGGGAATCAGGGGCAACCGAGGGGCCGGGGATGACCCACGATGACTAGGCAGCTGAGAGGTATAAGAACAGGCCCAGGGCTTCCCCCTGCCATCCTGTGctgccacccccccacccctgaccccGTCCCTTCCCTGGAAGGGACCTCGTTATCTGCCACTGGTTCTCCGCATCAGCTCACCTCACGATGACCTCCCGGGTGTCCTCCTGAGAGGAAGGCGACTCCGTAGCAGTCCTGGAGGCTGAAGTGGTGGGGCTGAGTCCCAGGCGAGGCAGCCTGGAGAAAAGATGGGCAGCAAGCACCCGAGAAGCACAGAAGCTGGACAGTAAAGAGGAGGAACCAAGAGGCGCATCTCCCTCCTTTACAGCTACTTCCTCTTCCTCCTAGGCTAGTGTCCTCTGTGCAAGCTGTAATGGCCTCCACTGCTGGCTACATCGTCTCCACCTCCTGCAAGCACATCATAGATGACCAGTAAGTTCCATGAGACCACAGCTTCCCCCCATTCCAGCAGCCTATGTGCATGTGACCCGTGAGTGGGGCACAGATCATCCGGGGGACTCCCTCAGTGAACCCCAAGCCCTTAACTTGGGCTTGAACAAGCTAACTACAATAGCTGCAACTCAACACCCCGAGACAAATTTATCCACATCCTGTCCTTAAAGGTCAAcaccaggaggaggagaagcgggGAGCAAAAAGGATTCTCAAGGCAGCTCCTCGGTTTCCCAGCCTCTTGGATCATAGTAGGTTCTGAGTGTCGTTTCCTCCCCGCCCTCTGCCCACTCTTTCACCCCCTCAGACCCCATTTCCAACCAGTACCCAACTGGGGTGCTTCCCTACTCACTCGTGCCAGGCTCACCCTTCATCTCCTCCCAGAATCCAGGTGTCCAGTCCCAGCTCCATGTGTGAGAGGGACAGATGACACAAAACAAGGCCACCAATGGTTAgacagtggggtggggagtgaaGGGTGAAGAGGCCAAATTTTGGCAGTGGGAGCTGCTGCAGTGGCTGGTGCTGCCAAAAGAGCCCAGGCCGGAGacgtggggcaggaggagggaggaaaggggcCCTGTCCGTGGTGCTGACACGTCAGCTCAAGGGGACCCAGGCTGTCATTGCTGCTAGTTGCCTGGGAGGGTGCTGATGATGCCCCATGCTTAACTTCTGATCCTGTTCCTCCTCTCTGGTGGCTGCTGAGCCCTGGGGACATGGTCTGGATGACCCGACCTAGAGgtgtctcctctttccctttaatTCCTTCATCTGCGGAGTGAGGTCCACCCCTATCTGGGAGGGCTGCTGCAAGGAGGAACTGACTTTGTGTCAGATGCCTACAGCAGTCCTGGCCATACAGAGTGGATGCTAAACTCCTTCTTCAGACCCCACCCCAGGGACTTGGCTTCCTCCTGCCCTTTCCCCCCATTTCCCCTCCTGAGTCCAAGAGGAGCCTggatcctcccccacccccacattccCTTCTCTCACCTTCTCACAGAGGTCACCTTCCAGCTCTTACATGTTCTCCTCCCCGTCCCCCCAGTCTGTTCTTGTCCCTCCCCCCTTAATCCTCAGGTAGGTGGGAGGATCAGGGTTAATCCAGGGGCAACAGCTGCTCCTACCTCTGAGCACCTAATTGCTGAAGAGGGTGGGGATGGGTTTAACCCTTCACACCAGAGCCCAGGGTCTGGACCCCCACAAGCCAGTGGTGTCACCATGTCTGCTGTGGCTGACTCCCTAGGCCACTCTCTGCTCTGACTTTTCTCAGGCCAGTTGGACCCCTTTCCACCTTCCTGCCCTTCGTCTCTAAcatgggctgccacttcctctcctctctctcccgcTCCCTCCCGGTGACACACTCCAGCATGGCTCTCTGCTTCTTTTTCCCCAGAAATCATCCCTTCCAGGCCAGCCTTCCCCAGGGTTCACCTTCTCCTTCCATGTCACCCCTGGTCCTTAGCTGGCCCACCCCCAGGTCTCACTCCACTTCTCCCTTCAGCAGCCCCTCTTATTTGGTCCTCATATTTGTGTGCCTTCCAGCTGACTTTGTTTTCATCTCTCTACTAAGCCTGGGGAGTACTGCTGGGTTTGCCTCTTAGACCTCCCGCCCCCACCTCGAACCTGTCACAGGACTACGGACTTCTGAGAACGTACTCCATGTgctgactcaagaagaaaaatgCAATGTTGCATATTCATgcacttttcatttttgtttactcTCAAAGCACACGGAACTTTCTCTGCTCTTGGCTCCTTTTGCTCAGCGTTTTCTTCTTAATGCTTAGCTGTACCTGAAAAAACAAGATGTGGGGCCACCTTTGGGCAGAACCAGCAGCACTGACAGCATCACCAATTCCCATCCCGAATCTTCTAGAGGACAGTAGGGCTGAGAGTGAGGGCTATGGAGCCAGACTTCTCATGTTCGTCCCTTGGTCCGGTAACCTAGCctctctcacctgtaaaatggggtgatAGTCATACTTACTTTTCATGGCTTTTTGTGGGAAGTAAATAAATTTGTGCTTGTAAAAGATTTAGAGTAGTGGAATAGGGCCCTCATGTAATAAGTAGTCAATTAATGTCagtcaaggcttccctggtgactctgacagtaaagaatccgcctgcaatgtaggagacgcagatttgatccctgggtcagtaagatcccctggaggaggaaatggcaacccactccagtagaattccatggacagaggagcctggcagactatagtccatggggttgcaaagagtcggacacatgactgagccactaacgcTTTCGCTTTTAGTGTCAGCCAGTATGATCTCTCCCCACCACTCCTACCACGTCTGCTGTAATTTGTCCTGATCTCCGCTGTCTCTAAGAGCTGGTCTGGCCTGTTTCTCACTCTGTCTCAGCCCTCAGTGCTATGACTGTCTGTTGgtctgtcttcctttttcctcctagCACATTGCCGAGAGACAGAATATGAGTGAATTAATATGAAAAATGagtgagagacttccctggcagtccagtggttaagactgcttgcttccactgcagggggcatgggttcaatccctggtcagggaactaaggtcccacttgccacatggcgtggccaaaaagaaagaaagaaaaatgtgtgcGTTCTGAGCTCAGTCTGGGTTTGAACCCCAGCCCTATTGCTTACCAGCTGAGTGATCCTGTGATCACTTGAGCAAGTTTCTTGCCCTCCACCTTGGGATTCCATCATGTAATTTGAGAGTCTACTTCTGTCTCATGGTTCTTACAAGCATCACTGGAGATTTGACTCCTGTGATGCATCCAACATAGCCCTCAGCACTTGGCAGCTGCCCTGTccatctccttccctcactgaCCCCACCCCTCTCTCTGCCCGACAGACACTGGCTCTCCTCCGCCTACACACAGTTTGCAGTGCCCTACTTCATCTATGACATCTATGCCATGTTCCTGTGTCACTGGCACAAGCACCAGGTCAAGGGGCACGGAGGGGACGAAGGCAGCACGAGAGCCCCGGGCAGCACCTGGGCGGTGGCACGTGGTTACCTGCACAAGGAGTTCCTCATGGTGCTCCACCACGCTGTCATGGTGCTCGTGTGCTTCCCGCTGTCGGTGGTGAGTGGGGTCTGTGGGAACTAGGGCCCTGTGTCCCGCTCATGCTGGTACTGAAGGAGCCTACGAAGCCCTGGGTCCAGGTCCCAGCAGGATGAAGTGCCCCAGGGAGGGTTTCCTGAGCTCCAGCCCAGCCCCAAATAGCAAGAGGTTGGATCACGCCCAGCTGTGATGTTTTGGagctggtagctcagttggtaaagaatctgcctgcaatgcaggagacccaggttcaattcctgggtcaggaagatctcctggagaaggaaatggcaacccattccagtattcttgcctagagaatcccatgaacagaggggcctggcaggctacagtccatggggttgcgagagttggacacgacttagcaactaaaccaccaccaccaccacacaccgctgcaggcttccctggtggctcagatggtaaagaatccgcctgcaatgtgggagacataggtttgatccctgggttgggaagatcccctggaagaagggaatggcaactcactccagtattcttgcctggagaattgcatggacagagaaatctcgcaggcttcagtccatggggtcgaaagtgttgaacatgactgagtgactttcacacacatgtacacacaccacTGCCTCTGAGactcagggctttccaggtggtacagtgataaagaatctgcctgccaatgcaggagacacaagagatgtgggtttgatccctgggttgggcagagcctctggaggagaaaatggcaacccactccagtattcttacctggaaaattccatagacagagaagactggtgggctacagcccatggggtcacaaaaagttggacacaactgaataactgaGCATATACACACACCTCTGAGACTCAGTATCCTCATCTGTAGTATCATGGATATCATCTCACCTGCAGGAAGTTTGGAGGGATACGGGGGGTTAGTGCTCCCAGATTTGCTACTGTTCACCTGTGCTCAGACTTTCAGAGTGAAGCATCTCCaaaagggacagagaagagaCAGCTCGGGAGAACAGTGCTGCCAGGAATCCAGGCTCAGGCCAGgctgtttccttcttcccctCTCAGGTGTGGCGTCAAGGCAAGGGAGACTTCTTTCTAGGCTGCTTGCTGATGGCAGAGGTCAGCACCCCCTTCGTCTGCCTTGGCAAGATTCTCATCCAGGTGAGCGGGCGCTGAGGGTTTGCAAGCTTGAAGGGAGGACAAGGGAAGGGTTGGGCACTTTTCGGAACCAATCCGGGAttatcccctggtggctcaatgataaagaatccacctgttgggaagatcccctggaggaggaaaaggcaacccactccagtattcttgcctggagaattccatggacagaagagcctggcgggccacagtccatgaggtcccaaaagagtgggacacgacttagcaactaaaaacaacTGGGATTTTTTAAAGGACAGGTGGAGTCAGGTCTGGGAGAGGCTATCAGGTAGGGTATAGGGGAGCTGTCAgggcagagggggagggggagagggggcggGTCCTGGGGCCCCTAACCTGGCCCCTGTCCCAAGGAGGGAAGGCCGGGAGGTGGGCGGAGGGAGAGGTGGCCCAGGGGGCTGAGTCGGGGGCGTGGCCAGAGGCGCCTGCCCCGCCCCTGacagcccgccccgcccccgtgTGCCTTCCCTGCCCCTGTCCGCCCGCCCCTCCCGCAGTACAAACAGCAGCACACCCTGCTGCACAAGGTGAACGGGGCCCTGATGCTGCTCAGCTTCCTTTGCTGCCGGGTGCTGCTCTTCCCCTACCTGTACTGGGCCTACGGGCGGCACGCGGGCCTGCCCTTGCTCGCCGTGCCCCTCGCCCTCCCGGTCCACGTCAACTTGGGCGCCGCGCTGCTCCTCGCCCCGCAGCTCTACTGGTTCTTCCTCATCTGCCGCGGGGCCTGCCGCCTCTTCCGGCCCCGGGGCTCCCGGCCGCCCTCTCCCTGTCAGACCCAGGACTGAGGGTGGGGCCGAGGGCGGgggaccctccccaccccacccccctccccaccgcgTGGGAACAGGGCTCTGGGGCCGCTGGGCTAGGAGTGGGAGCCAGGGGCCTCTGGCCCTGACAGCCCCCTGGACACTGACCGATGGACTCCGACAGGGTGGGGTCACGTCCCTTCAGGGGCTGGGGGCCGGGACCAGGGGagacagaaggcaggaagaggggaCCTCTCCCCACAGTGCCTGAGCCGAGGGGTCGACCCCCTCCTGCATACCCCTTTCTCCATCATGTCCCCTGGGCCCTGGAGAAGCGAAGAGGAAGAAGGCGCACCCCTTCCCATCCGCTTAGGGCTTTTGAGGCTGTGGGGAGCCTGAGTGGACCAGGACTCAAAGAACTGTGGGGGAGGCCCTGCTGCCAACGCCATCCCAGCCCCCCTGCTGCAAACTCCTCTGGGAGGGAGGCGACACCCCCTCTAATGTCTCTGGTCTGGTTATCTCCACAGCTTCTCTCCAGGGGAGGCCAGCCTGaggaatcttatttattttatttatttattcaa harbors:
- the TLCD3B gene encoding ceramide synthase, which codes for MLTPMVAGGVVFPGLFLLSKNTLQRLPQLRWEEADAVIVSARLVSSVQAVMASTAGYIVSTSCKHIIDDQHWLSSAYTQFAVPYFIYDIYAMFLCHWHKHQVKGHGGDEGSTRAPGSTWAVARGYLHKEFLMVLHHAVMVLVCFPLSVVWRQGKGDFFLGCLLMAEVSTPFVCLGKILIQYKQQHTLLHKVNGALMLLSFLCCRVLLFPYLYWAYGRHAGLPLLAVPLALPVHVNLGAALLLAPQLYWFFLICRGACRLFRPRGSRPPSPCQTQD